Genomic DNA from Candidatus Omnitrophota bacterium:
GGATGGTGCCCGAGATCGCAGCCATCGCCCGGCCACACGCCCGGCGGCGGCACGTAACGGATGAATTGCCGCCCATAGTAGTTGAGGCCGATGTAATCCAGCGTGTTGGCCGCCTCAGGCACATGCCAGCGCTGCGTGACACCCGGGACGGACCACCGGCCGGTCGTCAACGCCTGAAACCACGACAGGATGAAAATGCGATCGGTCATCCAGGTGACCAGATGATCCAGCGGCGAATACCATCGGCACGGCCAGAACGCCGGCACGTTGTGCGCGATGCTCACCAAGGGCGCTGGGGCCGCAGGTGTCGCCTGCGCATGAATGATGCGGTAGGCTGCGGCGTGCGCGCGCACCAAATGCTCGACGACTTGAAGCGTCTTCGGCAGGCTTTTCGCGCCCGGCGGCCCCAACCCTTGGATGAAATGCATTCGCACATACACCATCGGCTCGTTGATCGTAATCCAATACCGCACCGAGGAGCCCAGGGTGTCCACGACCCGCGCGACATACTGTTGAAAGTGCTCGACGGCCTTAGGGGTAGTCCACCCGCCTTGCCGCACCAGCCATTGCGGCGTCGTAAAATGATGCAGGGTGACGATCGGCTCAAGGCCTCGGCTTCGCAGCGCGCGCACCACCTCCGCATAATGGGCGAGGGCGGCGCCATCCCACTGCCCTT
This window encodes:
- a CDS encoding glycoside hydrolase family 1 protein encodes the protein MEFEFPKGFLWGASTAAHQVEGDNLHSDWWAWEQAGRVNERSGAACDHYRRFAQDFDLAESLHHSAHRFSIEWSRVEPAEGQWDGAALAHYAEVVRALRSRGLEPIVTLHHFTTPQWLVRQGGWTTPKAVEHFQQYVARVVDTLGSSVRYWITINEPMVYVRMHFIQGLGPPGAKSLPKTLQVVEHLVRAHAAAYRIIHAQATPAAPAPLVSIAHNVPAFWPCRWYSPLDHLVTWMTDRIFILSWFQALTTGRWSVPGVTQRWHVPEAANTLDYIGLNYYGRQFIRYVPPPGVWPGDGCDLGHHPRQVTERTSMGWDVHPASLLRVLMRLKPYCLPILVTENGTSMADDARRWSYIHRHLQAMARAMRRGVSVIGYCYWSLLDNFEWADGYGPRFGIVEVDYATQERRPRPSAYQYAEVCRTNRIQLNNQG